In a single window of the Pelagibacterium sp. 26DY04 genome:
- a CDS encoding ABC transporter substrate-binding protein, producing MNKALLLGALAAFAALPAQAQVLTVCLEGSPEIFNPELSSNGTTIYALGQIYDGLVSVERGGSNIEPALAESWEVSEDGLTYTFTLRQDVAWQSNALFTPTRPMNADDVIFTFERMMNPEHPYYEVSGGNYVTFNAKLADILESVEKVDDYTVSFTLKEPLAAFIGTMAHGSLAITSAEYADAMMAAGTPEQLDLQPIGTGPFQLQAYQADAIVRLLPFAETWGAQIGDDNRTPMVDAVVMAISSDATVRLQRALAGECLIGLYPNLADRETIEQSGNLEAVRTPVASTGMLHFNFEDEKFQDQRVRQALAQAIDMENLVEVVYSGMGHVTGAVVPPALWGHAEDIAPWDYDPEAARALLEEAGFADGFTTQLWAVPVARPYMPNGRRAAEIIQADWAEIGVQAEIVTYEWAEYIERARNGEAEVGMFGGIYDFPDPSQIPNNYLSCDEEGVPAPSNIGRWCDDDFNTVMTEAGSITDQDERTGLYLEAQQIVHDQVPVVVLGGADQITAVNTSVKGYVPAIFGTSRLSGVTVE from the coding sequence ATGAACAAGGCTCTGCTTTTGGGAGCACTGGCAGCATTTGCGGCTCTGCCCGCGCAAGCCCAGGTACTCACCGTCTGCCTCGAAGGCTCACCCGAAATCTTCAACCCCGAGCTCTCGAGCAACGGCACGACCATCTATGCGCTTGGCCAGATCTATGACGGTCTCGTCTCGGTCGAGCGCGGCGGCTCCAACATCGAACCGGCCCTTGCCGAAAGCTGGGAAGTGTCCGAGGACGGGCTGACCTATACCTTCACCCTGCGCCAGGATGTCGCCTGGCAGTCCAATGCGCTGTTCACGCCCACCCGGCCGATGAACGCCGACGACGTGATCTTCACATTCGAGCGCATGATGAACCCCGAGCACCCCTATTACGAGGTGAGCGGGGGCAATTATGTCACTTTCAATGCCAAGCTGGCCGATATTCTCGAGAGCGTCGAAAAGGTCGACGACTATACGGTTTCCTTCACGCTCAAAGAGCCGCTGGCGGCCTTCATCGGCACCATGGCGCACGGTTCGCTGGCCATCACCTCGGCCGAATATGCCGATGCGATGATGGCGGCGGGAACGCCCGAGCAGCTCGATCTCCAGCCCATCGGCACCGGACCTTTCCAGCTCCAGGCCTATCAGGCCGATGCCATCGTCCGGCTGTTGCCGTTCGCCGAGACCTGGGGTGCCCAGATCGGTGACGACAACCGCACGCCCATGGTGGACGCGGTGGTGATGGCGATTTCGAGCGATGCCACGGTTCGCCTGCAACGCGCCCTGGCCGGAGAATGCCTGATCGGGCTCTATCCCAATCTCGCCGATCGCGAAACGATCGAGCAGTCGGGCAATCTCGAGGCGGTGCGCACGCCCGTCGCTTCGACCGGCATGCTGCACTTCAATTTCGAGGACGAAAAATTCCAGGATCAGCGCGTCCGGCAGGCCCTGGCGCAGGCCATCGACATGGAGAATCTTGTCGAGGTTGTCTATAGCGGCATGGGCCATGTGACCGGTGCCGTTGTGCCCCCGGCGCTTTGGGGCCATGCGGAAGATATCGCCCCCTGGGACTACGATCCCGAGGCGGCGCGGGCCCTGCTCGAAGAAGCCGGATTTGCCGATGGCTTTACCACCCAGCTCTGGGCCGTTCCGGTCGCCCGTCCCTATATGCCCAATGGCCGCCGCGCCGCGGAAATCATCCAGGCCGACTGGGCGGAAATCGGGGTCCAGGCCGAGATCGTCACCTATGAATGGGCCGAATATATCGAGCGCGCCCGCAATGGCGAAGCGGAAGTGGGCATGTTCGGGGGCATCTACGACTTCCCCGATCCGAGCCAGATCCCGAACAACTATCTGAGCTGCGACGAAGAAGGCGTGCCCGCGCCCTCCAATATCGGACGCTGGTGCGATGACGATTTCAACACCGTCATGACCGAGGCGGGATCGATCACCGATCAGGACGAGCGGACCGGGCTTTATCTCGAGGCCCAGCAGATCGTTCATGACCAGGTGCCGGTCGTGGTGCTCGGCGGCGCCGACCAGATCACCGCCGTCAACACCTCGGTCAAGGGTTATGTGCCGGCCATCTTCGGCACCTCGCGGCTTTCGGGTGTGACTGTAGAATGA